In the genome of Parus major isolate Abel chromosome 2, Parus_major1.1, whole genome shotgun sequence, one region contains:
- the BHLHE22 gene encoding class E basic helix-loop-helix protein 22 produces the protein MERALGLPAEEDLFHKSLAASAKRMESAFRSPPGLDLSHPRDRQPSPLACYEASEPEALLQPGVGGDPLALPPGSVCVKYGESASRSSVAESSGGEQSPDDDSDGRCELVLRGAGGDPRVASPAAGGGGGGGGGLKAAEGSCSNSHGHGGSKKSKEQKALRLNINARERRRMHDLNDALDELRAVIPYAHSPSVRKLSKIATLLLAKNYIPDSPRLALLLGCRRDGTATGASVRAAAGRGRGAGGAAGRKEGRPGPGGAGGARCASGQRRGREIAGRAGSRGYRRGQIRVGT, from the coding sequence ATGGAGCGGGCGCTGGGGCTGCCCGCAGAAGAGGACCTCTTCCACAAGAGCCTCGCCGCCTCGGCCAAGCGCATGGAGTCCGCCTTCCGCTCGCCCCCGGGGCTCGACCTCTCCCACCCCCGCGACCGCCAGCCCTCGCCGCTCGCCTGCTACGAGGCGTCGGAGCCCGAGGCGCTGCTGCAGCCCGGAGTCGGCGGCGACCCGCTGGCGCTGCCGCCGGGCTCCGTCTGCGTCAAGTACGGCGAGAGCGCCAGCCGCAGCTCGGTGGCCGAGAGCAGCGGCGGCGAGCAGAGCCCCGACGACGACAGCGACGGCCGCTGCGAGCTGGTGCTGCGCGGCGCCGGGGGGGACCCGCGCGTCGCCTcgccggcggcgggcggcggcggaggGGGGGGCGGGGGGCTGAAGGCGGCCGAGGGCAGCTGCTCCAACAGCCACGGGCACGGCGGCAGCAAGAAGTCCAAGGAGCAGAAGGCGCTGCGGCTCAACATCAACgcgcgggagcggcggcggaTGCACGACCTGAACGACGCACTGGACGAGCTGCGGGCGGTCATCCCCTACGCGCACAGTCCCTCGGTGCGGAAGCTCTCCAAGATCGCCACGCTCCTCCTGGCCAAGAACTACATCCCCGACTCGCCTCGCCTCGCTCTTCTCCTGGGCTGCCGCCGAGACGGGACCGCGACGGGAGCCAGCGTGCGTGCGGCGGCGGGGAgggggcgcggggccgggggtgccgcggggaggaaggaaggaaggccCGGCCCGGGGGGCGCCGGGGGGGCTCGCTGCGCGTCCGGACAAAGGAGAGGCCGGGAAATAGCAGGCCGGGCTGGGAGCCGGGGCTATCGCCGGGGACAAATCAGAGTGGGCACTTga